The Patescibacteria group bacterium genomic sequence CCCGCAACTGCGGGATCTTGCGGACCACGATCACGCCAAGCACCGCGACGGAGGCGAGGAGCAGGAGGAGGGGGATGAGCCAGAGCACCATATCCCGTACTACAACAAGGACGTTCTCGTCAGGCAAGCGTCCTGAACGACCGTCTGGGAACAACCGGACTCTCGACCTGGATGGAATACCTCGAAGGGAGCCGACAAAAATGTCCTTGTTGTAGTACGGGGCATACGGTCAGCCTTGGGCTTCGATCACGTCGCAGGCGGCAGAGAGGATCTCGGCGAACTCGGTATGCTTCACGGAGGCGCCGCCCACGAGCACGCCGTCGACCTCCTTCTCGCGCAGGAAGGAATGGGCGTTCTTCCCGTCCACGGATCCGCCGTACAGCACGCTCAAACGGGATGAGAGGGCTGGAGCGAGCTTCGCCACGAGGCTGCGGACATGCGCGTGCATCGCCGCGGCATCGGCCGGGGAAGCGGAACGGCCGGTGCCGATCGCCCACACGGGCTCGTAGGCGACGAGCAGGCGCGCCTGGCCTTTCGGCCGCGCGCCCGTGAGTGCCGCGCGCAGCTGGCGCTCGACGACCGCCTCCTGCGCGCCGGCGTCGCGCTCGGCCGCGGTCTCGCCCACGCATAAGATCGCGTTCAATCCGGCCTCAAGCGCGGCGCGCGTCTTTTTCCCCACCATCTCGTCGGTCTCGCCCAGGTGCTGCCGGCGCTCGGAGTGACCGATGATCGCATGCGTGACCCCGTGCTCGAGCAGCATCCGCGGCGACACCTCGCCCGTGAACGCGCCAGCATCCTCCCAGAACAGGTCTTGCGCGCCGAGCGAGGCATGGCTTCGCGCGAGCACCTTGCGCACTTCGGAGAGCGCCGGGAACGGCGGGCACAGCACCGTCTCCGGGAAACAGCTGCGGCCGCGCAGCGCCAAAAGCACCCCGCGCGCGAGCGCCACGCTCTCGCGGGTGCCGACGTTCATCTTCCAGTTGGCGATGACGGTTTTCATAGAGTCGTAGGCGTTGAAGGCCTTAGGCGTGAAGGCATAAGGGATTTTCCTGAGGCCTTATCCGCCTGAGGCCTTCACGCCTATATTTTCAATCCTGCTTTGGCAGCGAATTCCTTTTCCCTCTTGAACGGGCCGATGGCTGCCACGGTGAGACGGGACAGGTCGAGCAGCTCCTTGGCCGCGGCTTTCACTTGGGCCGGCGTC encodes the following:
- a CDS encoding triose-phosphate isomerase, whose amino-acid sequence is MKTVIANWKMNVGTRESVALARGVLLALRGRSCFPETVLCPPFPALSEVRKVLARSHASLGAQDLFWEDAGAFTGEVSPRMLLEHGVTHAIIGHSERRQHLGETDEMVGKKTRAALEAGLNAILCVGETAAERDAGAQEAVVERQLRAALTGARPKGQARLLVAYEPVWAIGTGRSASPADAAAMHAHVRSLVAKLAPALSSRLSVLYGGSVDGKNAHSFLREKEVDGVLVGGASVKHTEFAEILSAACDVIEAQG